One Hippoglossus stenolepis isolate QCI-W04-F060 chromosome 9, HSTE1.2, whole genome shotgun sequence genomic region harbors:
- the isca1 gene encoding iron-sulfur cluster assembly 1 homolog, mitochondrial has protein sequence MSASMVRATVRAVSKRKLLATRAALTLTPAAVNKIRVLLQDKPEYIGLKVGVRTRGCNGLTYTLDYTKEKDKSDEEVLQDGVTVFIEKKAQLTLLGTEMDFVHSKLSSEFVFNNPNIKGTCGCGESFNM, from the exons ATGTCTGCCTCCATGGTGAGGGCGACCGTCCGAGCGGTCAGCAAGAGGAAGCTACTGGCGACCAGAGCCGCTCTCACGCTG ACTCCAGCAGCTGTGAACAAGATCAGAGTGTTGTTGCAGGACAAGCCGGAATAT atcGGTTTGAAGGTTGGAGTGAGAACTCGTGGTTGCAATGGACTGACGTACACACTGGACTACACCAAGGAGAAAGACAAGTCTGATGAAGAAGTGCTGCAGGATG GAGTGACAGTGTTCATAGAGAAGAAGGCTCAGCTGACCCTCCTGGGAACTGAGATGGACTTTGTGCATTCGAAGCTGTCCAGTGAATTTGTCTTCAACAATCCCAATATCAAGGGCACGTGTGGCTGTGGAGAGAGTTTCAACATGTGA